The proteins below come from a single Microcoleus sp. FACHB-831 genomic window:
- a CDS encoding PP2C family protein-serine/threonine phosphatase gives MLQILIIDDDPAIQMLLKRTLHNAGYEVTVASDGEMGLTQAKQLRPAMVICDWIMPRMNGLEVCRNVKDTPELSTTFFVLLTSLGSIEDRIKGLDAGADDFLCKPIEMSELKAKVRAGMRLHQLGRDLQIQKQLLEAELAEAADYVCSILPPPMTEPPVTIDSRFIPSRQLGGDGFDYYWLDRDHLAIYLLDVAGHGLRAALPSISVMNLLKSKALGKIDYYQPSDVLKGLNQTFQMTNRNDKYFTAWYGVYNPVKRTLVYSSGGHPPAVLISGKSAATTQVKRLKTPGLPIGMFPDTEYRDELCQVDSFSTLYIFSDGIYEINQPDDVIWGLDAFIELLAGCRNTAGSNIETILHSVQAVNPKDYFDDDLSLLEINFS, from the coding sequence ATGCTTCAAATTTTAATTATTGACGATGATCCTGCCATTCAGATGTTGCTGAAAAGAACACTTCATAACGCAGGCTATGAAGTGACAGTCGCCAGCGATGGTGAAATGGGCTTGACACAGGCAAAACAGTTACGTCCGGCAATGGTAATTTGCGATTGGATCATGCCCCGCATGAACGGGCTGGAAGTGTGTCGCAATGTTAAGGATACTCCAGAACTTTCCACCACTTTTTTTGTTTTGCTGACCTCGCTGGGATCGATTGAGGATCGGATTAAGGGGTTGGATGCGGGTGCAGATGATTTCTTGTGCAAGCCCATCGAGATGTCTGAATTGAAGGCAAAAGTGCGGGCGGGGATGCGCTTGCATCAACTGGGTCGTGACTTGCAAATCCAAAAACAACTTTTGGAAGCAGAATTAGCCGAGGCAGCTGATTATGTTTGTTCTATCCTCCCACCGCCAATGACAGAGCCTCCTGTAACAATCGACTCGCGGTTTATACCCTCCCGACAACTAGGGGGCGATGGCTTTGACTACTACTGGCTAGATCGAGATCATTTAGCTATATATCTGCTGGATGTAGCCGGACATGGTTTGCGGGCAGCGTTACCCTCTATTTCTGTAATGAATTTGCTTAAGAGTAAAGCGCTGGGCAAAATTGATTACTATCAACCCAGCGATGTCCTCAAAGGCTTGAATCAAACATTCCAAATGACTAACCGCAATGATAAGTATTTCACAGCTTGGTACGGCGTTTATAATCCAGTCAAGCGTACCCTGGTTTATTCAAGCGGTGGCCACCCCCCGGCAGTTTTGATTTCTGGAAAATCAGCAGCAACCACTCAAGTAAAACGGCTGAAAACCCCAGGTTTACCTATTGGGATGTTTCCAGATACTGAATATAGGGATGAACTGTGCCAAGTTGATAGCTTTAGCACTCTCTACATATTCAGCGATGGCATTTATGAAATTAATCAACCCGATGATGTAATTTGGGGCCTGGATGCCTTTATCGAGTTGCTAGCAGGTTGTAGAAATACCGCTGGCAGCAATATAGAGACAATATTGCATTCTGTGCAAGCGGTAAATCCTAAAGACTATTTTGATGATGATTTGTCTTTATTGGAAATTAACTTTAGCTGA
- a CDS encoding anti-sigma regulatory factor, giving the protein MKPLKKTFLQFPSDLHKLDDVLSWFEELNHPSIPLKVWLQCQLALAEGFTNAVRHAHKGLASDVLIGIEVTLFPECLEIRIWDSGPPFDLEGRIKILCETPDETAGSGRGIAILHKIADQLSYTRTNDQRNCLLIVKHY; this is encoded by the coding sequence TTGAAACCACTTAAAAAAACTTTTTTGCAATTTCCGTCTGACCTCCACAAGTTAGACGATGTTCTATCGTGGTTTGAAGAGCTAAATCACCCATCTATTCCCCTAAAAGTTTGGTTACAGTGCCAATTAGCCTTGGCTGAGGGTTTTACTAACGCTGTTCGCCACGCACACAAGGGTCTGGCTTCGGACGTTTTGATTGGTATTGAAGTCACTCTGTTCCCAGAATGCTTGGAAATACGGATTTGGGATTCTGGGCCACCATTTGATTTAGAAGGGCGGATTAAAATTTTGTGCGAAACTCCAGATGAGACGGCAGGAAGCGGGCGCGGTATAGCCATATTGCACAAAATTGCAGATCAGCTGAGTTATACCCGTACTAATGACCAGCGTAACTGCCTGTTGATTGTGAAACATTATTGA